A portion of the Pseudomonas koreensis genome contains these proteins:
- a CDS encoding nitrite/sulfite reductase: MYVYDEYDQRIIEDRVKQFRDQTRRYLAGELSEEEFRPLRLQNGLYIQRFAPMLRVAVPYGQLTSRQVRMMAKIARDYDKGYAHISTRQNVQFNWPAVEDIPDILAELATVQMHAIQTSGNCLRNVTTDQFAGVAADEVIDPRPWCEIVRQWTTFHPEFAYLPRKFKIAVNGSTSDRAAIEVHDIGLEPVYNADGDLGFRVLVGGGLGRTPVVGAFINEFLPWQDLLSYLDAILRVYNRYGRRDNKYKARIKILVKALTPEVFAQKVDAEMEHLRGGQTTLTEAELHRVAKHFVDPDYKTLDNQTAQLADLDKEHPGFARWRSRNTLAHKKPGYVAVTLSLKPTGVAPGDITDKQLDAVADLAERYSFGQLRTSHEQNIILADVEQSQLFTLWGELREGGFATPNIGLLTDIICCPGGDFCSLANAKSIPIAESIQRRFDDLDYLFDIGELDLNISGCMNACGHHHVGHIGILGVDKKGEEFYQVSLGGSASRDASLGKILGPSFAQEAMPDVISKLIDVYVEQRTEDERFIDTYQRIGIDLFKERVYAANH; encoded by the coding sequence ATGTACGTATACGACGAGTACGATCAGCGGATCATCGAGGACCGCGTCAAGCAGTTCCGTGATCAGACCCGACGCTATCTGGCAGGTGAGCTGAGCGAAGAAGAATTCCGCCCCCTGCGCCTGCAAAATGGCCTGTACATCCAGCGCTTTGCGCCGATGCTGCGCGTGGCGGTACCTTACGGCCAACTGACTTCGCGCCAGGTGCGCATGATGGCCAAAATCGCCCGCGACTACGACAAGGGCTACGCCCACATCAGTACGCGACAGAACGTGCAGTTCAACTGGCCGGCGGTGGAAGACATTCCGGATATCCTCGCTGAACTGGCAACCGTACAGATGCACGCGATCCAGACCAGCGGCAACTGCCTGCGCAACGTCACCACCGACCAGTTTGCCGGCGTCGCCGCCGATGAAGTGATCGATCCGCGGCCATGGTGCGAAATCGTCCGTCAGTGGACCACGTTCCACCCGGAATTCGCCTACCTGCCGCGCAAGTTCAAGATTGCCGTCAATGGCTCGACTTCTGACCGCGCTGCTATCGAAGTGCATGACATCGGTCTGGAGCCCGTCTATAACGCCGATGGCGACTTGGGCTTCCGCGTGCTGGTTGGCGGTGGCCTGGGTCGTACCCCGGTGGTCGGCGCGTTCATCAATGAATTCCTGCCGTGGCAAGACCTGTTGAGCTACCTCGACGCCATTCTGCGTGTGTACAACCGCTACGGCCGTCGTGACAACAAATACAAGGCGCGTATCAAGATCCTCGTCAAGGCGCTCACGCCTGAAGTGTTCGCGCAGAAAGTCGATGCGGAAATGGAGCACCTGCGCGGTGGCCAGACCACATTGACCGAAGCCGAATTGCATCGCGTCGCCAAGCACTTCGTCGATCCGGACTACAAGACCCTCGACAACCAGACCGCGCAACTGGCCGATCTGGACAAAGAACACCCGGGTTTCGCCCGCTGGCGCAGCCGCAATACCCTGGCGCACAAGAAGCCGGGCTATGTCGCTGTAACGCTGTCGTTGAAGCCGACCGGTGTTGCTCCGGGCGACATCACCGACAAGCAGCTCGACGCCGTCGCCGATCTGGCCGAGCGCTACAGCTTCGGTCAACTGCGCACCTCCCACGAACAGAACATCATTCTCGCCGATGTCGAGCAGAGCCAGTTGTTCACCCTGTGGGGCGAGTTGCGTGAAGGCGGTTTCGCCACACCGAACATCGGCCTGCTGACCGACATCATCTGCTGCCCCGGTGGTGACTTCTGCTCGCTGGCCAACGCCAAGTCGATCCCGATTGCCGAGTCGATCCAGCGCCGTTTCGACGATCTGGATTACCTGTTCGACATCGGCGAGCTGGACCTGAACATCTCCGGTTGCATGAATGCCTGCGGTCACCACCACGTCGGGCATATCGGCATCCTCGGTGTGGACAAGAAAGGCGAAGAGTTCTATCAGGTGTCCCTCGGCGGCAGTGCCAGCCGTGATGCGAGCCTGGGCAAGATCCTCGGCCCGTCCTTCGCTCAGGAAGCCATGCCGGATGTCATTTCGAAGCTGATTGACGTGTACGTCGAACAACGTACCGAAGACGAGCGCTTCATCGACACCTATCAGCGTATTGGCATCGACCTCTTCAAGGAACGCGTCTATGCAGCGAATCATTAA
- a CDS encoding DUF2970 domain-containing protein, whose protein sequence is MDDPIDNKPPTFWQMLHSVMAAAFGVQSGKNRARDFTHGKPSHFVILGVLFTAVFGLTLFAIVKLVLHLAGV, encoded by the coding sequence ATGGACGATCCAATCGACAACAAACCGCCGACCTTCTGGCAGATGCTGCACAGTGTCATGGCGGCGGCGTTCGGGGTGCAGAGCGGTAAGAATCGGGCCCGGGATTTCACCCATGGCAAGCCCAGCCATTTCGTTATTCTGGGCGTTTTGTTCACTGCGGTATTCGGATTGACGCTGTTTGCCATCGTCAAACTGGTGCTGCATCTGGCCGGGGTCTGA
- a CDS encoding histidine phosphatase family protein, translating into MGSIYLIRHGQASFGADDYDVLSPTGVRQAEILGQHLADLGINFDRCLAGELRRQQHTATSALEQFSARGLPVPVLETDSAFNEFDADAVIRALLPAMLPEEPEALDILRNAAQNRGEFQRIFALIVERWLAGTYDTPGLESWLGFVERVQAGLHRILDLAEKNQKIAVFTSGGTITALLHLITQMPARQAFELNWQIVNTSLNQLKFRGREVALASFNSHAHLQLLKAPELITFR; encoded by the coding sequence GTGGGCAGCATCTACTTGATACGACATGGCCAGGCCTCCTTTGGTGCAGACGATTATGACGTTCTGTCACCAACCGGCGTTCGTCAGGCAGAAATCCTCGGCCAGCACCTTGCCGATCTGGGCATCAACTTCGATCGTTGCCTTGCCGGTGAGCTGCGTCGTCAACAGCACACCGCCACCAGTGCACTGGAACAATTCAGTGCCAGAGGCCTGCCGGTTCCCGTTCTTGAAACCGATTCCGCCTTTAACGAATTCGATGCCGATGCGGTCATCCGCGCCCTGCTCCCGGCGATGCTGCCGGAAGAGCCTGAAGCTCTCGACATCCTGCGCAATGCCGCGCAGAACCGCGGTGAATTCCAGCGCATCTTTGCCCTGATCGTCGAGCGCTGGCTCGCCGGTACTTATGACACGCCCGGGTTGGAAAGCTGGCTGGGTTTCGTCGAGCGGGTTCAGGCCGGTCTGCACCGCATCCTCGATCTGGCGGAGAAGAACCAGAAAATCGCCGTGTTCACCTCCGGCGGCACCATCACCGCCCTGCTCCACCTGATTACGCAAATGCCTGCCAGACAGGCCTTTGAACTGAATTGGCAAATCGTCAACACCTCGCTCAACCAGCTGAAGTTTCGCGGTCGCGAGGTGGCCCTGGCTTCCTTCAACAGTCACGCACACCTGCAACTGCTGAAGGCCCCGGAACTCATCACTTTTCGCTGA
- a CDS encoding SCP2 sterol-binding domain-containing protein has protein sequence MTSVADAVKAMQAKFNPAAAAGLDLVFGFNITDEDKQYALIVKDGTCDIQEGENPNANCTLVLDSETLKGIVSGETDGMQAFMGGKLRVEGDMMLSMKLSELFPS, from the coding sequence ATGACCTCCGTAGCTGATGCCGTAAAAGCAATGCAAGCCAAGTTCAACCCAGCCGCCGCTGCCGGTCTGGACCTGGTCTTCGGTTTCAACATCACCGACGAAGACAAGCAATACGCACTGATCGTCAAAGACGGCACCTGCGACATCCAGGAAGGCGAAAACCCGAACGCCAACTGCACGCTGGTGCTGGACAGCGAAACCCTGAAAGGTATCGTCAGCGGCGAGACCGACGGCATGCAGGCGTTCATGGGCGGCAAGCTGCGCGTTGAAGGTGACATGATGCTGTCGATGAAACTGTCCGAGCTGTTCCCTTCGTAA
- a CDS encoding hydrogenase maturation protein, with amino-acid sequence MQSLKIILLASAFNGLTQRASLELRQAGHSPSVVLFTDAAAVCEQIEHSGADLVICPFLKDRVPQGLWSDSRRPVVIIHPGIVGDRGASALDWAITNELTAWGVTALQAVEEMDAGPVWATCEFNLPAGLRKSELYNGRVSDAAMVCIREVVEKFVEGFKPVELDYAAPSVRGRLQPNMKQADRSFSWHDCARFIKRCIDAADGQPGVLASLAGGQYYLYDAHLDSRSGRPGEILAVHDDAVLVATGDQSLWIGSLRRKPHACEETFKQPARHVLARHLADVPVLDWSIATQPFSDEAYQPIRYRESGHVGELTFEFYNGAMSTEQCQRLVEALRWAKARDTQVLSIRGGRGSFSNGVHLNVIQAAQDPGAEAWANIQAIDDVCAELLSARQLVVSGVTGNAGAGGVMLALAADIVFARADIVLNPHYKSMGLYGSEYWTYSLPRAVGPAMAEQLTQACLPVSAIEAWQLGMIQEIGPRCPDEFSLWLLQRANSVLSDPTYAAVRERKSRIDQALIRRCRKAELEQMQEDMLHDRNRFAEKCSHFVYKRRVCGTPTRLVKDWARVGLLERTEFAS; translated from the coding sequence ATGCAATCGCTCAAGATCATTCTGCTGGCGTCAGCGTTCAACGGCCTGACGCAACGGGCCTCACTGGAACTGCGTCAGGCCGGGCACTCGCCCAGCGTGGTGCTGTTTACTGACGCAGCTGCGGTATGTGAACAGATCGAGCACAGCGGCGCCGATCTGGTGATCTGCCCGTTTCTCAAGGACCGAGTGCCACAGGGGCTGTGGAGCGATTCCCGGCGTCCGGTGGTGATCATTCATCCCGGCATCGTTGGCGACCGCGGCGCGAGTGCGCTGGACTGGGCGATCACTAACGAACTCACGGCCTGGGGTGTCACCGCACTGCAAGCGGTCGAAGAAATGGACGCCGGCCCAGTGTGGGCCACCTGCGAATTCAATCTGCCCGCGGGCTTGCGCAAATCCGAGCTGTATAACGGCCGGGTCAGCGATGCGGCGATGGTGTGTATCCGTGAAGTGGTGGAAAAATTCGTCGAAGGGTTCAAGCCGGTCGAGCTGGACTATGCCGCTCCCAGCGTGCGCGGCCGTCTGCAACCAAACATGAAGCAGGCTGATCGCAGCTTCAGCTGGCACGATTGCGCGCGCTTCATCAAGCGCTGCATCGACGCGGCGGACGGCCAGCCGGGCGTGCTGGCGAGCCTGGCTGGCGGTCAGTATTACCTGTATGACGCGCACCTCGATTCGCGCAGCGGCAGGCCCGGCGAGATTCTCGCGGTGCACGACGACGCCGTGCTTGTTGCAACGGGTGATCAAAGCCTGTGGATCGGTTCGTTGCGGCGCAAACCTCACGCCTGCGAAGAAACCTTCAAACAACCGGCACGGCACGTGTTGGCCCGGCACTTGGCCGACGTGCCGGTACTGGACTGGTCGATTGCTACACAGCCGTTCAGCGACGAAGCCTACCAACCGATTCGTTACCGCGAATCGGGGCATGTCGGAGAACTGACGTTCGAGTTCTATAACGGCGCGATGAGCACCGAGCAATGCCAGCGCCTGGTCGAGGCACTGCGCTGGGCCAAGGCCAGGGATACGCAAGTGCTGTCGATCAGAGGCGGCCGGGGCAGTTTTTCCAACGGCGTGCACCTGAATGTGATTCAGGCTGCGCAAGATCCGGGGGCTGAAGCCTGGGCCAATATTCAGGCGATTGACGATGTTTGCGCCGAACTGCTCAGCGCCCGGCAATTGGTGGTCAGTGGCGTAACCGGCAACGCCGGCGCGGGCGGTGTAATGCTGGCGCTGGCGGCGGATATTGTTTTTGCCCGTGCCGATATCGTGCTCAATCCGCACTACAAGAGCATGGGCTTATACGGTTCCGAATACTGGACCTACAGCTTGCCGCGCGCCGTCGGCCCGGCGATGGCCGAGCAACTGACTCAAGCCTGCTTGCCGGTGAGCGCGATTGAGGCCTGGCAGCTGGGCATGATTCAGGAGATTGGGCCGCGTTGCCCGGATGAGTTTTCCCTGTGGCTCTTGCAGCGAGCCAATAGCGTCTTGAGCGATCCGACCTATGCGGCAGTGCGTGAACGCAAGTCGCGGATCGATCAGGCGTTGATCCGTAGATGCCGGAAGGCTGAGCTGGAGCAAATGCAGGAGGACATGCTGCATGACCGCAATCGGTTTGCCGAAAAATGCAGCCATTTCGTTTACAAGCGCAGGGTGTGTGGTACGCCGACGCGCCTTGTAAAGGATTGGGCGCGAGTGGGCTTGCTTGAGCGCACCGAGTTTGCCAGTTGA
- a CDS encoding DUF934 domain-containing protein, translating into MQRIIKNNEVVDETWHLLPKDFNIDEISNCDDLIVPLQLWREHSRMLKARDGGLGVWLDADEEAEEIGDDVGDFQVIALNFPAFTDGRSYSNARLLRDRYGFKGELRAIGDVLRDQLFYMHRCGFDAFAIRADKDPYEALEGLKDFSVTYQAASDEPLPLFRRR; encoded by the coding sequence ATGCAGCGAATCATTAAGAACAACGAAGTCGTCGACGAAACCTGGCACCTGCTGCCGAAGGATTTCAACATCGACGAAATCAGCAACTGCGACGACTTGATCGTGCCGCTGCAGCTGTGGCGCGAACACAGCCGCATGCTCAAGGCCCGCGATGGTGGCCTGGGTGTGTGGCTGGATGCCGACGAAGAAGCCGAAGAAATCGGTGACGACGTAGGTGACTTTCAGGTGATCGCGCTGAATTTCCCGGCGTTCACCGATGGCCGCAGTTACTCCAATGCCCGTCTGCTGCGTGACCGTTATGGTTTCAAAGGCGAGCTGCGCGCGATTGGCGATGTACTGCGGGACCAATTGTTCTACATGCATCGCTGCGGTTTCGACGCCTTCGCCATTCGCGCGGATAAAGATCCGTACGAAGCACTGGAAGGTCTCAAGGACTTCTCGGTGACCTACCAGGCCGCCAGTGACGAACCGCTGCCGCTGTTCCGTCGGCGCTAA
- a CDS encoding PAAR domain-containing protein — protein sequence MAKPAARLSDLNVCPVTGHGTNPTNSGSGDVNINGMPVLRVGDTTACGDIVTEGISNILINGKPIAFLGSATAHGGMIITGSGDVFVGTQVGSAPFSPIITVPKHSERFQLVDETTGDAIPDMLYCIETGDGQRLVGHTDSHGNAARVFTADPTSIVVQWGKEAAAHLDALGIDY from the coding sequence ATGGCAAAGCCTGCCGCTCGACTCAGTGATCTTAATGTATGCCCGGTTACCGGCCATGGCACTAACCCCACCAACAGTGGTTCCGGTGACGTAAACATCAACGGAATGCCCGTTTTGCGTGTGGGAGACACCACAGCTTGCGGTGATATTGTCACCGAAGGCATCAGTAATATTTTGATCAATGGCAAGCCAATTGCCTTCTTGGGCAGTGCTACGGCCCACGGTGGCATGATAATCACAGGCTCAGGCGACGTTTTTGTTGGCACCCAGGTCGGCTCCGCACCTTTCTCCCCAATTATCACTGTTCCTAAACACAGCGAGCGCTTCCAACTGGTTGATGAGACCACCGGCGACGCTATCCCCGACATGCTCTATTGCATCGAAACCGGTGACGGCCAGCGTCTCGTAGGCCATACCGATAGTCACGGTAACGCCGCGCGAGTATTTACGGCCGACCCGACTTCGATAGTTGTGCAGTGGGGTAAGGAAGCTGCCGCCCATCTCGACGCGCTCGGCATAGATTACTAA
- a CDS encoding sterol desaturase/SRPBCC family protein, whose translation MRQTTEAFRSRYRAAIHPLYNPWLHGAFVLLFGILAVAGFWSTVHAVNRLEWLTVPLTLLLFNFAVYMVHRHLGHHKKSFAKMFYARHAGDHHSFFTPGHMTYDSARDWRVILFPAWLIVIHTLLITLPLWWLLAQVNGNVAGLFAGCMVLGYLLYEVFHACEHLPPQNPLTRLPWIRQMRRLHELHHRRERMQERNFNIVLPLMDYLFGTLYCEPESAPLSYSRMPMTRMQHEIDIAGEPVAVLAYAASVTHWPDWHPSSLKIDGPQGPLHAGAHFEEDIHAGGRAGHLRWEVMEYLPGRRWCAGAQSGQGLSLRLTYECSAEAGGTRFVRTLEYRFDGLLMRLANRLLLKRRIERESAASMLALRATAAQFIGAARASA comes from the coding sequence TTGAGGCAAACCACCGAAGCATTTCGCAGCCGCTACCGCGCGGCCATTCATCCTTTGTACAACCCGTGGCTGCATGGCGCGTTTGTGTTGCTGTTCGGCATTCTTGCGGTCGCCGGATTCTGGAGCACGGTGCATGCGGTAAATAGGCTGGAATGGTTGACAGTGCCGCTCACTCTGCTGCTGTTCAACTTCGCCGTGTACATGGTTCATCGCCATCTGGGGCATCACAAAAAATCTTTCGCGAAGATGTTCTACGCCCGGCATGCGGGCGATCATCACAGCTTTTTCACCCCCGGCCACATGACCTATGACAGCGCCCGGGACTGGCGGGTGATTCTGTTTCCAGCCTGGCTGATCGTCATTCATACGCTGCTGATCACCCTGCCCCTGTGGTGGCTGCTCGCGCAGGTCAACGGCAATGTCGCCGGACTGTTTGCCGGGTGCATGGTGCTCGGTTATCTGCTCTACGAAGTGTTCCATGCCTGCGAACATCTGCCGCCGCAAAATCCGTTGACCCGTTTGCCATGGATTCGCCAGATGCGCCGTCTGCATGAATTGCATCATCGCCGCGAGCGCATGCAGGAACGCAACTTCAACATCGTACTGCCCTTGATGGACTACCTGTTCGGTACGCTGTATTGCGAGCCGGAATCCGCCCCTTTGAGTTATTCGAGAATGCCCATGACGCGCATGCAGCACGAGATCGATATCGCCGGCGAACCTGTCGCCGTGCTGGCCTATGCCGCCAGCGTGACTCACTGGCCGGACTGGCATCCCTCCTCATTGAAGATTGACGGTCCGCAAGGTCCACTGCATGCCGGTGCGCACTTCGAAGAGGACATTCATGCCGGCGGACGTGCCGGGCATTTGCGCTGGGAAGTGATGGAATATCTGCCGGGACGGCGCTGGTGCGCAGGCGCGCAAAGTGGTCAGGGCTTGTCGCTGCGACTGACTTACGAATGCTCGGCGGAGGCTGGCGGTACGCGCTTCGTACGCACGCTGGAATATCGCTTTGACGGCTTGCTCATGCGCCTCGCCAATCGCCTGTTGCTCAAGCGGCGCATCGAACGCGAGTCTGCGGCGTCCATGCTCGCCCTGCGCGCCACGGCCGCGCAGTTCATCGGCGCGGCGAGGGCCAGCGCGTGA
- a CDS encoding RES family NAD+ phosphorylase: protein MNPLPWDDRWYAWRLDREVYSETWNSGLGSKRDGGRWNTPGRRVVYASVDPSTAILEVAAHGSFDALDQEPYVLTCFEITHDASVRIVQPEDVPNPHWLTPIKTSPNQRKFADALLAEHPFILVPSVATRHSWNLLVSCDLAEGQFRMVSQERFGLDTRLLQEV, encoded by the coding sequence ATGAACCCCTTGCCCTGGGATGATCGCTGGTACGCCTGGCGGCTGGATCGCGAGGTGTACAGCGAAACCTGGAATAGCGGGCTGGGGTCGAAACGGGACGGCGGGCGCTGGAATACTCCCGGGCGGCGAGTCGTTTATGCGTCGGTCGACCCATCTACAGCGATTCTGGAGGTGGCGGCCCATGGCAGTTTCGATGCGCTTGATCAGGAACCCTACGTGTTGACCTGTTTTGAAATCACCCACGACGCCAGCGTCAGGATCGTGCAGCCGGAAGATGTCCCCAATCCGCATTGGCTGACCCCGATCAAAACGTCGCCCAACCAGCGAAAGTTTGCCGACGCACTGTTGGCTGAACACCCGTTTATTCTGGTGCCTTCGGTGGCGACCCGACACTCGTGGAATTTACTGGTGAGCTGCGATCTGGCGGAAGGTCAGTTCCGAATGGTCTCGCAAGAGCGGTTTGGGCTGGATACGCGGTTGTTGCAGGAGGTTTGA
- the sohB gene encoding protease SohB: MDFFTEYASFLAKTVTLVIAILVVLASFAALRSKGRRKSAGQLQVSKLNDFYKGLRERLEQTLLDKDQLKALRKGEAKTEKSAKKQKNKSETKSRVFVLDFDGDIKASATESLRHEITALLTLAKPEDEVVLRLESGGGMVHSYGLASSQLARIRDAGVPLTVCIDKVAASGGYMMACIGDKIISAPFAILGSIGVVAQLPNVNRLLKKHDIDFEVLTAGEYKRTLTVFGENTEKGREKFQEDLDITHRLFKNFVARYRPQLAIDEVATGEVWLGIAALENQLVDELKTSDEYLAQKAKQAEVYHLHYAERKSLQERIGMAASGSVDRVLLSWWSRLTQQRFW; encoded by the coding sequence GTGGATTTTTTCACCGAATACGCCAGCTTTCTGGCCAAGACTGTCACTCTCGTGATTGCCATTCTGGTGGTGCTCGCCAGTTTTGCCGCGTTGCGCAGCAAAGGCCGACGCAAATCGGCGGGGCAGTTGCAGGTCAGCAAGCTCAACGATTTCTACAAGGGGCTACGTGAACGCCTTGAGCAGACCCTGCTCGACAAGGATCAGCTCAAGGCATTGCGCAAGGGCGAAGCGAAAACCGAAAAAAGCGCGAAGAAGCAGAAGAACAAGTCTGAGACCAAATCCCGGGTGTTCGTGCTCGACTTCGACGGCGATATCAAGGCTTCCGCCACTGAAAGCCTGCGCCATGAGATCACCGCACTGCTGACCCTGGCCAAGCCGGAGGACGAAGTGGTTCTGCGTCTGGAAAGTGGCGGCGGCATGGTGCACAGCTACGGCCTGGCGTCATCACAGCTGGCGCGCATCCGCGATGCTGGCGTGCCATTGACCGTGTGCATCGACAAGGTCGCAGCCAGCGGCGGTTACATGATGGCGTGCATCGGCGACAAGATCATCAGCGCGCCGTTTGCCATCCTCGGGTCGATCGGCGTGGTTGCGCAGTTGCCTAACGTCAACCGCCTGCTGAAGAAGCACGACATCGATTTCGAAGTGCTGACCGCCGGTGAATACAAACGCACTCTGACCGTGTTTGGCGAAAACACCGAAAAGGGCCGCGAGAAGTTCCAGGAAGACCTCGACATCACCCATCGATTGTTCAAAAACTTCGTCGCCCGTTATCGCCCGCAACTGGCGATCGACGAGGTCGCTACCGGTGAGGTGTGGCTTGGTATCGCTGCGCTGGAAAACCAACTGGTGGATGAGCTCAAGACCAGCGATGAATACCTGGCGCAGAAGGCCAAACAGGCAGAGGTCTATCATCTGCATTACGCCGAGCGCAAAAGCCTCCAGGAACGCATCGGCATGGCAGCCAGCGGTTCGGTGGATCGCGTGCTGTTGAGTTGGTGGAGCCGTCTGACCCAACAACGCTTCTGGTAA
- a CDS encoding LysR family transcriptional regulator translates to MDIDLARTFLEIVRHGSLAAAAQKLFVTQTAITARVQKLESQLGSTLFVRNRAGAKLTANGEAFVIYANQLVQTWEAARRDLPLPEGYHNVLHIGGEVSLCNPLMLSWAAQLREKIPGHALRMEIRDGENLLRQLELGVLDAALVYQPEYWPGLQVEQVLEEKLILVRAPERPDPYVYIDWGPDFRRQHDAALPEKAKAALSFNLGPLALQYILENGGSGYFRTRVVRTYLETGALEAVTKAPEFGYPTYLVYSRDRDSTVLQQAFDLLREVIRTDDDWSQRWNPLS, encoded by the coding sequence ATGGACATCGACCTCGCCCGCACCTTCCTCGAAATCGTCCGTCACGGCAGCCTTGCCGCCGCCGCGCAAAAGCTGTTCGTCACGCAGACGGCAATCACCGCGCGGGTGCAGAAACTCGAGAGCCAGTTGGGCAGCACGCTGTTTGTGCGCAATCGCGCCGGGGCGAAACTGACGGCCAATGGCGAAGCGTTCGTGATCTACGCCAATCAACTGGTGCAGACCTGGGAAGCCGCGCGCCGCGACTTGCCGCTGCCCGAGGGTTATCACAACGTTCTGCACATCGGTGGCGAAGTCAGTCTGTGCAATCCCTTGATGCTCAGTTGGGCGGCGCAACTGCGTGAGAAAATTCCCGGACACGCACTGCGCATGGAGATTCGCGATGGCGAAAATCTGCTGCGCCAGCTCGAACTCGGAGTGCTCGATGCGGCGCTGGTTTATCAACCTGAATACTGGCCGGGATTGCAGGTCGAGCAGGTGCTGGAGGAAAAACTGATTCTGGTGCGCGCTCCTGAGCGTCCCGACCCTTACGTCTACATCGATTGGGGCCCGGACTTCCGTCGCCAGCACGACGCCGCCCTGCCGGAAAAAGCCAAAGCCGCGCTGAGCTTCAACCTGGGCCCGCTGGCCCTGCAATACATTCTCGAAAACGGCGGCAGCGGCTATTTCCGCACCCGCGTCGTGCGTACGTATCTGGAAACCGGCGCGCTGGAAGCCGTCACCAAAGCCCCGGAATTCGGCTATCCGACCTATCTGGTGTATTCGCGTGATCGCGACTCGACAGTGCTGCAACAGGCCTTCGATCTGTTGCGCGAAGTGATCCGCACCGATGACGACTGGTCGCAACGCTGGAACCCGTTGAGCTGA
- a CDS encoding MbcA/ParS/Xre antitoxin family protein: MPTAKAPRLTGLKKLEGKPLELLLRGQDSGDDPMLILRCTSEGFELPDVVNMIASSELYQQGEMVKRITGKSVRTVRRLLKENMPVRLDTPQSIIAYQYAAALELAIEVFGRQAQAESWLKQRATYFYGYVPLDLVGHALGFRMVEEYLNQIKYGVYQ; this comes from the coding sequence ATGCCGACTGCCAAAGCGCCCCGGCTCACGGGTTTGAAGAAGCTCGAGGGCAAGCCTCTGGAGTTGCTGTTGCGCGGGCAGGATAGCGGCGACGACCCGATGCTCATCCTGCGTTGCACGAGCGAAGGGTTTGAGCTGCCCGATGTGGTCAACATGATTGCATCCTCCGAGCTGTATCAGCAGGGAGAGATGGTCAAACGTATCACCGGCAAATCTGTGAGAACCGTGCGACGTCTGCTCAAGGAAAACATGCCGGTGCGCCTGGACACGCCGCAGAGCATCATCGCTTATCAATATGCCGCGGCGCTGGAGCTGGCCATTGAAGTGTTCGGGCGCCAGGCCCAGGCCGAATCATGGTTGAAGCAACGCGCTACTTACTTCTACGGTTATGTGCCGCTCGATCTGGTTGGACATGCGTTGGGGTTCAGGATGGTGGAGGAGTACCTGAACCAGATCAAATACGGGGTTTATCAATGA